The DNA sequence aagtatgtctATTACGATTTAAGtagaaatgtttaattttttaatgtgtatttccTGTATTAATTAAAGTTTGATCTAAATGATTACAAGTTTTTATCAATAATGGATATAAAGAAATCGAAaacttctaacttaaataagaATAAGGTCACCGAACTTTCGGAAACTAACAATTGTTATTTAGATAAATCCTTAACAACTTCAAAGAGAGAAGTAGTAAGTATATTAGTGatgctttgaaatatacagtcATGTATTAAAACATGATATTCAACTGAAAGTTGTTATTTCTAAGGGTAATGGTCCTCCAGCTGAGAATGAAGTAGAAACTATGAAAACAGTGCAAGATATAAAAGTTGATGAGacaataaaaagtgtatatctgcGAGTGGAAATAGATGTGATTTTTATAGGATTGCTGGTTTTAGCTCTGTGCACAAGGCTTTACAATCTTGAGGAGCCGAAATATATCGTGTTTGTATATCTTATTTAActttcaaaaataatacataattttgaGGAGccaaaatataattgtgttgtcATACCTTATTTGACTATAATAGTATGCAAACAgtacaaacttttatttatttgataaaaaatatttttctgaacaattgctctggtgtagtggtgcatgtGCCACATACGCGCCAACACCGGCGGTTTGCAAGTTTGACTCCCATTTGGAatgaatttttgtatttgtataagttctttccagtttggatgtctgtccttttgggtctccctCACCTTACCTCGGAAAGCATGTTCAATTGtgagtcccagttgttatcataaattatctataatttttaGGTTTGATGAACTACATTATGGGAGATATGTTTCACTGTATACAAAAGGAATTTTCTTTTTTGACACTCATCCCCCACTGGGAAAACAGATGCTTTACCTCGCTGGGCACATGGCTGGCTATGATGGTAACTTTACATTTGATAGGATTGGCTCACCATATACTGAGTCAGTACCTATCAAAGCATTACGCTTAGTCCCTGCTATTAGTGGCAGCTTACTTGTACCTTTATCTTATCAATTAATGATGGAAATATCAACATATCAACTAACAGCTATCCTTGCAgcaatattagttttatttggTAAGTTAAATTCAAAGCTAAAATTAGATTGAATAGCTATTTCTTGTGTTGTACTGTGTACAGTTTATTGAGCTACTGTCTTTTTTGCAGAAAATTCTCTTCTAGCTCAATCGAGATTTATGTTGTTAGAAAGTATGCAAATATTATTCAGTTTATTtggtataatatgtattataaagagTACTCGTAAATCTGATTTAGCTTCAGTTATCTGGCTCTTTGTTGGTGCTCTTTCCTTAGGATGTTGTTTTTCgtaagtattattactttaactgattaaatacatatgaaaaagaaagtaaataaactaaaaacttGATATTTTGCTTAGCATCAATTGCATATTTAATTaggattaattaattaagattggtagaaaaaattatttctaatttcagGATAAAGTACTCTGGACTCTACACTTACTATTTGGCAATATTTCTAATAGGACGTCAAATTTGGAATCGCATTGACCAAACAGAATCAGCATTTAAGCTTTGCTTGTCTGCCTTATGGagattatttatacttatttctaTACCATTCATGGTGTATGTCGGTGTATTTTATGCTCATCTCGCAATGTTGCCTAAAGCTGGACCACATGATAGTGTGATGACAAGTGCTTTCCAAGCATCACTACAAGGGGGTCTTGCAAGTATTACTAAAGGACAACCTTTACATGTATCACATGGCTCTCAAATAACTCTcaggtaatattaaataattcttacaGTTAGTAGTTAATTTTTTGGTCTAATTTATAATTGATATAGTGGCACcatatatgattttattttaataacattaaaggCACTCCCATGGTCGGACTTGTTGGCTGCATTCCCATGCCCACGTTTATCCTGTTCGCTATAGCGACGACCGCGGATCATCCCATCAGCAACAAGTAACTTGCTACAGCTTTAAAGACGTCAACAACTGGTGGATCGTGAAACGACCAGACCAACACTCTCTTGCAGTATCTAACCCTCCAGATACAATAAGGCACGGCGATATTGTGCAGCTTTTGCACGGTATAACGAGTCGCGCCTTAAATTCGCATGATGTAGCAGCTCCCGTTTCTCCACAATCACAGGTAAAAGACAATAAATATACTTGACAAAACAGTTTTTACATatctacttaatattataaagctgttgTTTGtacgtgctaatctcaggaattactGGCTGTTTAATACCccgttgtgctgtgtggctacggcactaaagaatttagccaccccctctcttcccgtgggtgtcgtaagaggcgactaagggataacaaggttccacaaccaccttggaacttaagaagccgaccgatggcggtataaccatccaactgctggctttgaaatacacaggccgaagacgggcagcagcgtcttcggtgcgacaaagccagtactgcggtcaccaacccgcctgcccagcgtggtgactatgggcaaaacacatgagttcacgttatttttggcgtaaacttgtggaggcctatgtccagcagtggactgtataggttgtaatgatgatgatgatgaataccCCGTTTACCGAGGAAGAACCAGGAACGAGAAAGAGGTGAAACCATGGGCACAGCAGTTGCACTATAATTGTTGCTCACAAATATTGGAAACGCTGACATTAATGTTTTGGTGTTCAACTTAAATATGTTTCAGGAGGTATCTTGTTACATCGACTACAACGTGTCGATGCCGGCACAGAATCTCTGGCGTGTGGACATTGTGAACCGCGAAAGTGACGATTCAACATGGGACAGTATTCGGTCCCTGGTACGTCTCATACACATAGACTCAGGCTCCGCTCTGCGATACAGCGGTCGTCAGCTGCCTTCCTGGGGCTTCCATCAACATGAGGTGGTTGCAGACAAGGTCATCACCCACCAGGATACAATATGGAATGTTGAAGAACACCGTTATACTAAAGGTAAATTATTTGAACCTTCCTCAACTGCCTCATTCTATACTCTATTTCAGGCTTCTCTTTTTTTAGCGAGTTTCTAATTTTAAAGGTATGTGAGGTAGTTCAAGGTCCTGATTCATAAGTGAAAAAGCTTCCAGACTTGATCCATATACAGGCAGTCACAATGatgtgtacatatataaaaatacttaagtcTAATAGctaaactgtttttttaaagtttttacttttaatttttattttattttttcgtaattGCTGGACTGGTTCCTCAGTCTAGTATTTTCAGCAAGTTCTTTCATTTAACCATATTGTAGGAAAGCATAAAAACACGACGATACACAGCTAACCATGCGTTGTCATCCAAACTCAtcatgcatacaaaatttcagctcaatcggttgaatataaatacatacatacatacattgcaagttaatATGTTTTGTAGCTGAAGATAGAAAGGAGCGTGAGCGTGAGCTAGTAACAGCGGAGATGATTCCGACGGCGGTCACTCAGTTGTCGTTCTGGGACAAGTTTATTGAGTTGCAGTATAAGATGATCGCGCACTCGCCCGACGCGCCGCAGGGACACATGTTCGCGAGTGAGCCCGCCGAGTGGCCTTTACTCGTACGCTCGATAGCCTACTGGCTGTCACCTGATTCAAATGtaagtaagtaaaataaaaaagatgggAAACTCGACCAAACAATTTTATGTTTTCAATTCTGTTTTAAGTTTaagatatttcaaataaaatgctGAAAATGTTATGggtaattacaataaataataatatagtgaTCAGTGTTATATGTTCAGTGACAGTTTGAAGTTTCCCCTATTATTATTCCAAATATAAGAAATAGTTCCAGAAATATTCCGAAATTTCCCTCACTCAATATTACAGCAGACGCTGACATGACAATACTTCagcattaataaaaaagactCCCTTGACATCACTT is a window from the Melitaea cinxia chromosome 3, ilMelCinx1.1, whole genome shotgun sequence genome containing:
- the LOC123668016 gene encoding protein O-mannosyltransferase 1, with the protein product MDIKKSKTSNLNKNKVTELSETNNCYLDKSLTTSKREVGNGPPAENEVETMKTVQDIKVDETIKSVYLRVEIDVIFIGLLVLALCTRLYNLEEPKYIVFDELHYGRYVSLYTKGIFFFDTHPPLGKQMLYLAGHMAGYDGNFTFDRIGSPYTESVPIKALRLVPAISGSLLVPLSYQLMMEISTYQLTAILAAILVLFENSLLAQSRFMLLESMQILFSLFGIICIIKSTRKSDLASVIWLFVGALSLGCCFSIKYSGLYTYYLAIFLIGRQIWNRIDQTESAFKLCLSALWRLFILISIPFMVYVGVFYAHLAMLPKAGPHDSVMTSAFQASLQGGLASITKGQPLHVSHGSQITLRHSHGRTCWLHSHAHVYPVRYSDDRGSSHQQQVTCYSFKDVNNWWIVKRPDQHSLAVSNPPDTIRHGDIVQLLHGITSRALNSHDVAAPVSPQSQEVSCYIDYNVSMPAQNLWRVDIVNRESDDSTWDSIRSLVRLIHIDSGSALRYSGRQLPSWGFHQHEVVADKVITHQDTIWNVEEHRYTKAEDRKERERELVTAEMIPTAVTQLSFWDKFIELQYKMIAHSPDAPQGHMFASEPAEWPLLVRSIAYWLSPDSNAQVHLIGNLVTWYSGTISVLVFGTLLSIYAIRQRRAHIDLPPSTARKFYDAGYILFLGYWLHYLPYFFMDRTLFLHHYLPAYIFKILLLAYVIDHIYYVLCSNEKAKPFTHLFILCITIWLAYVIITYKKFSVLNYGNTDLTESDLLNLRWKDTWDFILHKKN